Proteins from a single region of Pyrus communis chromosome 6, drPyrComm1.1, whole genome shotgun sequence:
- the LOC137736627 gene encoding DELLA protein RGL1-like: protein MTNAMFSFGDFNFGGVHDIFSSTEKGFDGMEAENNVGKQVNLFGAEEWGKLGEFGSVDSDHGFYGNDYSSGGNLFPKYQQEEQQQPLISYYGLYDAMQVDPLSMPFQACLGKIAKLEDIPNLVPHVEPKKEKRDPFSSLAGLDLLNSYGSGFKRLNGERNFESSNYNACTDQVATGRKLSTEEIMRVAGARFIQTYSQVSDVPSMLSHPFGSSFSGLSDEEARDVELVEFLLASAEKVGYQQYERAGNLLKRCDSRSSSTGNPVERVVHFFSEALREKIDRETGRVAPKVLGNKQSFDVDRAMKIPNDTTLACQIKLPFGQVVQFAGIQAIVENVAEAKKVHVIDLEIRNGVQWTGLMQALASRCDCLLELLKISAVGTTCRESVEETGKRLGSFAQTMNLPFCFKIVMVEDMLDLKEDMFELDSEETVVVYSEFALRSMVSKPDRLESAMKVIKNIRPCVTVVTEVEANHNSPVFVTRFIDALFYFAAFFDCLETCIQRDDPNRSILESMYFGTGIRNIVANEGEERNIRNVKIDVWRAFFARYGMVEIELSSSSLYQADLILKNFPYGNSCTLNMDGKCLLLGWKGTPLHSLSLWKFL, encoded by the coding sequence ATGACGAATGCTATGTTTTCTTTCGGGGATTTCAATTTCGGTGGAGTTCATGATATATTCAGCTCAACTGAGAAAGGTTTTGATGGCATGGAAGCGGAGAACAATGTGGGGAAACAAGTGAATTTGTTTGGAGCAGAGGAATGGGGGAAGTTGGGGGAATTTGGTTCCGTTGATTCGGATCATGGATTCTATGGAAATGACTACTCCTCTGGAGGAAACTTGTTTCCCAAGTATCAACAAGAAGAACAGCAGCAGCCACTGATTTCATACTATGGACTGTATGATGCCATGCAGGTTGATCCTCTCTCGATGCCATTCCAAGCGTGCTTAGGGAAGATTGCAAAGCTCGAAGACATCCCGAATTTGGTTCCACATGTTGAACCAAAGAAAGAGAAGCGAGACCCTTTCTCCTCGTTGGCAGGGCTTGATCTCTTGAACAGCTATGGCAGTGGGTTTAAGCGGTTGAATGGAGAAAGAAATTTTGAGTCAAGCAACTACAACGCGTGCACAGATCAGGTGGCTACAGGCAGGAAGCTTTCAACTGAAGAAATCATGAGGGTGGCAGGAGCAAGGTTCATTCAGACTTATTCTCAAGTGTCTGATGTTCCCTCCATGCTGAGCCATCCGTTTGGATCCTCCTTTTCGGGCCTGTCAGATGAGGAAGCTAGAGACGTGGAGCTTGTTGAGTTCCTTCTTGCTTCTGCAGAGAAAGTAGGTTATCAGCAGTATGAGCGTGCTGGGAATTTGCTTAAACGTTGTGATTCACGTTCTTCCAGTACCGGGAATCCAGTTGAACGAGTGGTTCACTTTTTTTCTGAAGCTCTCCGGGAGAAGATTGATCGAGAAACTGGAAGAGTCGCACCAAAAGTTTTGGGGAACAAGCAGTCATTTGATGTTGATAGGGCAATGAAGATTCCTAATGATACCACCCTGGCATGTCAAATCAAGCTTCCCTTTGGGCAAGTCGTACAATTTGCTGGAATTCAAGCCATTGTGGAAAATGTGGCTGAGGCTAAGAAGGTGCATGTGATTGATCTGGAAATCCGGAATGGGGTGCAGTGGACAGGTCTGATGCAAGCCTTAGCATCGCGTTGTGATTGTCTGCTTGAGCTTCTCAAGATAAGTGCTGTTGGAACTACTTGTAGAGAATCGGTTGAGGAAACAGGTAAGAGGTTGGGGAGTTTTGCACAAACCATGAACTTAcccttttgttttaaaatagtGATGGTAGAAGACATGCTAGATCTCAAAGAAGACATGTTCGAGCTAGATTCTGAAGAAACAGTTGTGGTCTACTCTGAATTTGCGCTGAGGAGCATGGTTTCAAAACCAGATCGACTCGAATCTGCAATGAAGGTGATAAAAAACATCCGTCCATGTGTAACTGTGGTCACTGAAGTTGAGGCAAATCACAACTCGCCAGTCTTTGTAACTCGCTTTATCGACGCCCTTTTCTACTTCGCTGCGTTCTTTGACTGCTTGGAAACTTGCATCCAACGAGATGATCCAAACAGAAGTATTTTGGAATCAATGTACTTTGGGACAGGAATTAGAAATATTGTGGCAAATGAAGGAGAGGAAAGGAATATCCGAAATGTGAAAATTGATGTTTGGAGGGCATTTTTTGCGCGGTATGGAATGGTGGAGATAGAATTGAGTTCATCGTCGTTGTACCAAGCAGACCTGATTCTTAAGAATTTTCCGTACGGAAATTCTTGCACGCTCAATATGGATGGGAAATGCCTGCTTCTTGGATGGAAGGGCACACCTCTccattctctttctctttggAAATTTCTttga
- the LOC137737205 gene encoding ubiquitin-conjugating enzyme E2 32: MAEDKYNRKNPAVKRILQEVKEMQSKPSDDFMSLPLEENIFDWQFAIRGPSDTEFEGGIYHGRIQLPAEYPFKPPSFMLLTPNGRFETQTKICLSISNHHPEHWQPSWSVRTALVALIAFMPTNPNGALGSLEYKKEERRALAIKSRAAAPRYGTDERQKLMDEIHEYMLSKAPPVPQLSPSQASEEHPSNKEGNVQESSASAGSTPAEETAGEGPANPTTGDRIVEEVQEAPLNANPAPVAARAVNEAPSTGSSQLLQRPEVKVHKPADDRLFTWAAVGLTIAIMVLLFKKFMKSGGHGAVFMDGS, encoded by the exons ATGGCGGAGGACAAGTACAACCGGAAGAACCCGGCGGTGAAGCGGATTTTGCAGGAGGTTAAGGAGATGCAATCCAAACCCTCCGATGATTTCATGAGCCTCCCCCTCGAG GAGAATATATTTGACTGGCAATTTGCAATCAGAGGCCCTAGTGACACCGAATTCGAAGGTGGAATTTACCATGGGCGGATTCAGTTGCCGGCGGAGTACCCGTTCAAACCCCCTTCATTCATGTTGCTGACG CCAAATGGTCGCTTCGAAACCCAAACCAAGATTTGCTTGAGCATATCGAATCATCATCCCGAGCACTGGCAGCCATCATGGAGCG TGCGGACTGCTTTAGTTGCACTTATTGCATTCATGCCTACCAACCCAAATGGTGCGTTAGGTTCACTGGAATATAAGAAGGAAGAAAGGCGTGCCCTGGCTATCAAATCTCGTGCAGCAGCCCCAAGATATGGCACTGATGAACGCCAGAAGTTAATGGACGAG ATTCATGAATATATGCTGAGCAAGGCACCCCCTGTTCCTCAATTGAGCCCCTCCCAGGCTTCGGAAGAGCATCCTTCAAACAAGGAAGGCAATGTTCAGGAGAGTTCCGCAAGCGCTGGATCCACACCCGCTGAGGAAACTGCTGGGGAAGGGCCTGCAAACCCAACAACAGGAGACAGGATTGTCGAAGAAGTTCAGGAAGCCCCTCTGAATGCTAACCCTGCCCCTGTAGCAGCGAGGGCGGTGAATGAAGCTCCTTCCACTGGATCAAGTCAGCTGCTACAAAGGCCAGAAGTTAAAGTACACAAACCAGCTGACGATCGCTTGTTCACATGGGCTGCTGTTGGACTTACCATCGCAATCATGGTTCTTCTATTTAAGAAGTTTATGAAATCCGGCGGACACGGTGCTGTTTTCATGGACGGATCATAG
- the LOC137738291 gene encoding uncharacterized protein, which translates to MESFGGAGFSPGGCIVRKKRSIVSHKPRLNPPTFSLSYNIPIGKGTIDGNQNNKKKIVHPDGLGSKNNPKKLKLKFGGVTRTLNTKYIADVGNGVGSSAAKSSSSLDAFTPQLNPLAQDDAGGGGVNEPVRKSKRAPKRSALDAGFNEDDDEDEEIRFLGRLSASKVARSERIQMDVHFHGDDGGGYKPSRLGTASKYRSRSEKMHEDKDYLGEDDEEELTSDDEPEPNGKKLKTGSLSLLLEGRKESTLTTRNRAFQPGKDILPGSGFLDIASDLLSVPSKSKKDKLSEVERQLKKAEAAQRRKVKLENAAREAEAGAIRRILGQDSKKKKEEKLKQQRDELNKGRTGCPVTLAPNTVRWVVGPNGTTVTFSDDIGLPSIFSPVPCSYPPPREKCAGPNCTNAYKYRDSKSKLPLCSLQCYRAIHEKMQPLITC; encoded by the exons ATGGAAAGCTTCGGTGGTGCTGGGTTTTCGCCTGGAGGTTGCATTGTCAGGAAGAAGAGGAGTATCGTATCACATAAACCTCGGTTAAATCCACCGACATTTTCACTCAGCTATAATATCCCTATTGGCAAAGGAACCATTGATGGGAATCAGAATAATAAGAAGAAAATAGTGCATCCTGATGGATTGGGAAGTAAGAACAACCCGAAGAAGTTAAAGCTTAAGTTTGGAGGTGTTACTCGTACACTCAACACCAAGTATATAGCAGATGTTGGCAATGGTGTTGGCTCGTCTGCTGCTAAATCTTCAAGCTCTTTAGATGCCTTCACACCCCAACTGAATCCCCTTGCTCAG GATGATGCAGGTGGAGGTGGGGTCAATGAGCCAGTTCGGAAAAGCAAGCGGGCTCCTAAGAGAAGCGCCTTGGATGCTGGATTTAATGAAGATgacgatgaagatgaagaaatccGATTCCTTGGAAGACTAAGTGCATCTAAGGTTGCTCGTTCAGAGAGAATTCAAATGGACGTTCACTTTCATGGAGATGATGGCGGAGGGTATAAGCCATCAAGGCTAGGAACAGCTAGTAAATATAGGTCAAGATCAGAAAAAATGCACGAGGATAAAGACTATTTGGGAGAAGACGATGAAGAAGAATTAACATCTGATGATGAACCTGAACCAAATGGGAAGAAGCTGAAAACAGGATCTCTTAGTCTACTTCTAGAAGGGCGGAAAGAATCAACCCTCACTACACGTAACCGGGCCTTCCAGCCTGGAAAAGATATTTTACCTGGTTCAGGTTTTCTTGACATTGCAAGTGATTTGCTTTCTGTCCCATCTAAAA GCAAGAAGGATAAACTGTCTGAAGTGGAACGGCAATTAAAGAAAGCTGAGGCTGCACAGAGACGGAAAGTGAAGTTAGAGAATGCAGCTAGGGAAGCTGAG GCTGGGGCAATCAGAAGAATACTGGGTCAAGattccaagaagaagaaggaagaaaaactgAAGCAGCAAAGGGACGAATTGAATAAG GGGAGGACCGGCTGTCCTGTCACACTGGCACCAAACACTGTCCGATGGGTTGTCGGTCCTAATGGAACCACCGTTACATTTTCTGATGATATTGGTCTGCCTAGTATTTTCAGTCCAGTGCCTTGCAG CTATCCTCCCCCACGCGAAAAATGTGCGGGTCCAAATTGCACGAATGCATACAAGTATCGGGATTCCAAGTCGAAGCTTCCCCTGTGCAGTCTCCAGTGTTACAGGGCAATACACGAAAAGATGCAGCCTCTAATTACCTGCTGA